Genomic segment of Spartobacteria bacterium:
ATATTGCGACTGAATAGCGCATTTTGAGCGCACAGGTAATGCAACAGTTTGCCGTTCTGCATTCAGAACGGATAGATTTAATATTTTTGGGATTCAAGAACTTTTTCGTAAAGCAGGCGATAGGCACTGAACTCCGTACGAGTGCATGCAATGGTTGGGTCATCCTGATTTATTCCTGTGCTTGTAACCCATCCCGCAGTTTCTCCTTAATACGATCCCGCAGACTTTTTGGGGCAAGAACCTTCACGTCGGGCATCCAGGACAAGACCCATCGCACCAGTTCCTTGCGTCCTGTTGTTTCCATTCGCATTTCGACGCGGCCATCTCTGCGCAGGTGGAACTCCTGTGACGGGTGCCACTGCCGTTCGGTGATATATACGGCCAGCT
This window contains:
- a CDS encoding WYL domain-containing protein, which gives rise to MAVYITERQWHPSQEFHLRRDGRVEMRMETTGRKELVRWVLSWMPDVKVLAPKSLRDRIKEKLRDGLQAQE